From Candidatus Acidiferrales bacterium, one genomic window encodes:
- a CDS encoding glycoside hydrolase family 30 protein, protein MNVFSAVFSFMFRCLLTYNALSVLMGVHSYGQQKQHEMGEVFVTAKSTNQFLADEGSRALEPVEQPDENYPTVMIDETKTFQTIEGFGGAFTDAAALVFARLPKESQEKFVRACFDPDSGNAYNLCRTTINSCDYSDEMYTYDDVKGDGNLEHFTIAHELKYRIPLIKEAMKIARGSLRLFASPWSPPAWMKTNDNMLYGGKLKSEYYQTWADYFVKYIKEYQKEGIPIWGVTVQNEPMAVQVWESCIYTAEEEKDFVRDNLGPAFDNNGLGNVKIMVWDHNRGIMYQRSQAAYEDPKASRYIWGTAFHWYVGGHFDNVRVVHDAFPDKQILFTEASVGGSWHDAYKLAENVINDLNNWAVGWVTWNLLLDQDGGPRHAGGLEGANIVTADLLTGDVIFNPAYYVFGHFSRFIKPGAKRIACTSNDDNLKATAFINTDGKIVTVIYNQNDCAEMFQLWVSGKVLKGRIPPNGVVSIIL, encoded by the coding sequence ATGAACGTATTCAGCGCAGTTTTCAGTTTCATGTTCCGATGCCTGCTGACTTACAATGCGCTCTCGGTGTTGATGGGAGTCCATTCTTATGGTCAGCAGAAACAACATGAAATGGGCGAGGTGTTTGTAACGGCTAAGTCCACGAACCAATTTCTTGCCGACGAGGGATCTCGGGCATTGGAACCGGTCGAGCAGCCGGACGAAAATTATCCGACCGTCATGATCGACGAGACAAAGACTTTCCAAACGATAGAGGGATTTGGCGGTGCGTTCACTGATGCGGCAGCCCTCGTCTTTGCCAGATTGCCGAAAGAGTCGCAGGAAAAATTCGTAAGGGCATGCTTCGATCCCGATAGTGGTAATGCGTACAATCTGTGTCGCACTACAATCAACAGCTGTGATTACTCCGACGAAATGTACACCTACGATGATGTGAAAGGAGACGGGAACCTGGAACATTTTACGATTGCACACGAATTGAAATACAGGATCCCGCTCATCAAGGAAGCGATGAAGATTGCGCGAGGGAGCTTGAGATTGTTTGCTTCCCCGTGGAGTCCGCCGGCATGGATGAAGACAAACGATAATATGCTCTACGGCGGAAAACTGAAATCGGAATATTATCAAACCTGGGCCGATTATTTTGTTAAGTACATTAAAGAATATCAAAAAGAGGGAATCCCTATTTGGGGAGTGACTGTTCAAAATGAACCAATGGCGGTTCAGGTTTGGGAATCGTGTATTTATACGGCCGAAGAAGAGAAGGATTTCGTTAGAGATAACCTGGGTCCTGCATTCGATAACAATGGCCTCGGTAATGTGAAGATCATGGTCTGGGATCACAATCGCGGTATAATGTACCAAAGGTCTCAGGCAGCCTATGAGGATCCGAAGGCTTCGCGGTATATTTGGGGAACAGCTTTCCACTGGTACGTCGGCGGGCACTTTGACAACGTCCGGGTCGTCCATGATGCCTTTCCAGACAAACAAATTCTTTTCACTGAAGCCAGTGTAGGTGGTTCCTGGCATGATGCTTACAAACTGGCTGAAAATGTAATTAACGACTTGAATAATTGGGCGGTCGGCTGGGTGACGTGGAACTTGCTTTTGGACCAGGATGGTGGGCCAAGGCATGCTGGAGGACTTGAGGGCGCAAACATTGTCACTGCTGACCTGCTCACTGGAGATGTCATATTCAATCCCGCTTATTATGTCTTTGGGCATTTTTCAAGGTTTATTAAACCAGGAGCAAAGAGAATTGCGTGTACTTCGAATGACGACAACCTTAAAGCCACGGCATTTATCAACACAGACGGAAAGATCGTGACGGTTATTTATAATCAGAACGACTGCGCTGAAATGTTTCAACTCTGGGTAAGCGGAAAAGTGCTAAAGGGCAGGATACCACCAAACGGCGTGGTATCAATTATTCTTTAG
- a CDS encoding sodium:solute symporter, with amino-acid sequence MSIDFTFADTIVMFLYLGIIIAMGVYYSGKREPTFNDYFFAGKNVGWFAIGMSVFATNISSEHFIGLAGAGATRGLAVGQFELMAIFVLIFLGWVVVPIYLKSGVATTPEFLEKRFGKSLRKPFAAVSIVLYIFTKITVTFFAGGILFNRLFGLNVYASAVIVVLFTGLYSILGGANAVIRTNVFQGIVLIVGAVLLTVFGLNAAGGFSGLQQKLPPDFFHMFKPESDPDYPWTGVLFGAPIIAFWYWLTDQYFIQKVLSAKNLNEARLGSLFAASLKVLPLFILVLPGLLAAAIFPGVNGDQAYPTLLTSSLLPSGIKGIVVAGLLAAIMSSLASIFSSTAVLVTNDFYKPKHPEATDRELVLAGRLVTTLMVVIAVLSIPLVKLISSQVYLFLQSIQGFVSPPIAAVFLFAFVMKRKGSSAAAIWTLVIGEAIGLLRLVSELLVKSGSVDNELLVSMVNINFLHFSIFLFLLSSVVFVSISLLAYRSDQALEDKLRFQIPGLTIGGDFASAGEVTVNSYKVGTLFSILILLIIAGLWSIWF; translated from the coding sequence TTGTCGATTGATTTTACGTTTGCCGATACCATAGTGATGTTTCTGTACCTCGGGATCATAATAGCGATGGGGGTGTACTACTCGGGGAAGAGAGAGCCTACCTTTAATGATTATTTCTTTGCGGGGAAAAACGTCGGTTGGTTTGCCATCGGGATGTCTGTCTTTGCGACTAACATTTCCAGCGAGCACTTCATAGGACTTGCCGGTGCAGGAGCTACAAGGGGGCTTGCAGTGGGCCAATTCGAGTTGATGGCCATTTTTGTCTTGATATTCTTGGGTTGGGTTGTTGTGCCTATTTATCTTAAGTCTGGAGTAGCGACCACTCCCGAATTTTTAGAAAAGAGATTTGGCAAGTCATTGCGAAAACCCTTTGCCGCGGTCTCGATAGTCTTGTACATATTTACAAAGATTACCGTTACTTTTTTTGCGGGCGGAATACTCTTCAATAGATTGTTTGGCTTGAATGTGTATGCTTCGGCGGTGATCGTCGTTTTATTTACAGGCTTGTATTCAATCTTAGGTGGTGCAAACGCCGTCATAAGAACCAACGTGTTCCAGGGTATTGTGCTTATCGTGGGTGCGGTTCTATTGACGGTCTTCGGCTTAAATGCGGCAGGCGGATTTTCCGGCCTTCAGCAGAAATTGCCGCCTGATTTTTTCCATATGTTCAAGCCCGAGAGCGATCCGGATTACCCGTGGACCGGCGTGTTGTTCGGTGCTCCGATCATCGCGTTCTGGTATTGGTTGACGGACCAATATTTCATTCAGAAGGTTCTTTCGGCAAAAAATCTGAACGAAGCGAGATTGGGTTCTCTCTTTGCGGCATCGCTGAAAGTGCTCCCCTTGTTCATACTTGTTCTTCCAGGCCTCCTTGCAGCTGCAATCTTCCCTGGCGTAAATGGTGATCAGGCGTATCCAACTCTGCTGACAAGCAGTTTGCTGCCGAGCGGCATAAAAGGGATAGTTGTGGCGGGTTTGCTTGCAGCAATCATGTCTTCGCTGGCGAGTATCTTTTCTTCAACCGCCGTTCTCGTCACGAATGATTTCTATAAACCGAAGCACCCTGAAGCCACGGACAGGGAATTGGTTTTAGCCGGCAGACTTGTCACCACTCTCATGGTTGTCATCGCAGTCCTCAGTATTCCATTGGTCAAGTTAATCAGTTCACAGGTGTATTTGTTTTTACAGAGTATTCAGGGATTTGTAAGCCCGCCTATCGCGGCGGTATTCCTTTTTGCTTTTGTGATGAAAAGGAAAGGAAGTTCCGCAGCCGCGATATGGACTCTTGTAATTGGAGAAGCCATCGGATTACTCCGGTTGGTGAGCGAATTGCTTGTCAAATCCGGATCGGTGGACAATGAATTACTCGTATCGATGGTGAACATAAACTTTCTTCACTTTTCCATTTTCCTTTTCTTGCTTAGCTCGGTAGTCTTCGTCTCGATCAGTCTGTTGGCATATAGGTCTGATCAGGCTTTGGAGGACAAGCTGAGATTCCAGATTCCAGGGTTGACAAT